The segment AAGTGTATAGAAAATGAAATTCTCATGTATCTAAGGAAAACAAATAAAATAAAAAATGAAATTTCTTTTGATGAACCATTAAATATTGATTGGGATGGAAATGAACTCTTATTATCTGATATATTAGGTACAGAAGGAGATATTATCTATAAATATATAGAAGACGAAGTAGATAGGGAATTGTTAAATCAGGCGATTCAGAAACTATCCTATAGGGAGAAAACAATTGTAGAATTGAGATTTGGATTAATAAATGGGGTGGAACAAACACAAAAAGAAGTGGCAGATTTACTAGGAATCTCTCAATCCTATATATCAAGATTAGAAAAAAGAATAATAAAGAGGCTCCAAAAAGAAATGAGCCGACTAATATAAAAAATTATCGATAGAATATCGATAATTTTTTTATATGCTTCAATTAAAATGAATAAAAACTATTCTAAAGGAAATAATTTAATTTGAAAGGGGCAAATCATCGTGAAAGGATGAAAGTAAATGCATACATCAAAAGTTGAGATATGTGGTGTTAATACTGCAAAACTACCAGTTTTAACAAATAAAGAAATGAAAGCATTATTTATTAAGATAAAAGATGGCGACACTGAAGCGAGAGAAGAATTTATACAAGGGAATTTAAGACTTGTTTTAAGTATTATACAAAGATTTAATAGAAGAGGCGAGCCAGTAGATGATTTGTTTCAAGTAGGATGCATAGGACTAATAAAAGCAATTGATAATTTTGATTTGAGTCATAATGTAAGGTTTTCTACTTATGCAGTCCCTATGATTATTGGAGAGATTAGGAGATATTTAAGAGATAATAATCCTATAAGAGTAAGTAGGTCTTTAAGGGATATTGCATATAAGGCATTACAAGCAAGAGACCAATTAATATATAAAAATTCTAAGGAGCCAACAATAACTGAAATAGCAAA is part of the Tissierellales bacterium genome and harbors:
- the sigG gene encoding RNA polymerase sporulation sigma factor SigG — encoded protein: MHTSKVEICGVNTAKLPVLTNKEMKALFIKIKDGDTEAREEFIQGNLRLVLSIIQRFNRRGEPVDDLFQVGCIGLIKAIDNFDLSHNVRFSTYAVPMIIGEIRRYLRDNNPIRVSRSLRDIAYKALQARDQLIYKNSKEPTITEIAKELDLPKEEVVFALEAIQEPISLFEPIFHDSGDAIFVLDQVKDDKEEDGVWIKGISLDEALKKLNTRERDILNLRFFEGKTQMEVADEIGISQAQVSRLEKNALRQMRKHV
- a CDS encoding sigma-70 family RNA polymerase sigma factor; its protein translation is KCIENEILMYLRKTNKIKNEISFDEPLNIDWDGNELLLSDILGTEGDIIYKYIEDEVDRELLNQAIQKLSYREKTIVELRFGLINGVEQTQKEVADLLGISQSYISRLEKRIIKRLQKEMSRLI